Proteins from a single region of Runella sp. SP2:
- a CDS encoding sulfatase-like hydrolase/transferase, producing MKHVFAGVLAIAFLLSSFKQANFNAPPPKHPNILWITCEDMSYHLGSFGSKLVQTPQLDQLAAEGTRYTNAFATAGVCAPSRSAIITGMYQQSIGTQHMRTLAASAVASDAYPPGFKGYSAVIPDYVKCFPEYLRAAGYYCTNNSKEDYQFEAPPTAWDESSTRAHWRNRPDKNQPFFAVFNFTTTHESQVWARLKEPLLVKPEDVTVPPYYPDTPEVRLDIARHLSNAMVMDQQAGKILEQLREDGLADNTIVFFFSDHGDGLPYVKREVTQRGLRVPFIVKNPFVPQNQRGKVDNQLISFVDLAPTLLSLAHIPIPKHLQGQAFLGQQKAKNPRKFVFAARDRMDSEYDRVRSVHDGRYQYLRNYMPEKSYYQNIRYRLQQPSMQSILKLKEAGQLNATQLRWFSPSKPTEELYDCQNDPHQFVNLAEMAQYQQKLKEMRDVYDRWIQQVGDKAAEPEMEMVGRWWGGKDTPPQTQIPIISVNSSKITLTCATKGASIGYKKHWKASSWQVYTHPLELSKGDSLYVIAQRIGYRRSGIVTYPQL from the coding sequence ATGAAACACGTCTTTGCGGGGGTGCTAGCCATCGCCTTTCTACTGTCAAGCTTTAAGCAAGCGAATTTCAACGCTCCGCCGCCAAAACATCCTAATATTTTGTGGATTACGTGCGAAGACATGAGTTATCACCTAGGGAGTTTTGGAAGCAAACTGGTTCAAACCCCTCAGCTTGATCAACTTGCCGCCGAGGGTACGCGCTACACCAACGCGTTTGCTACTGCGGGTGTGTGCGCCCCTAGCCGTTCTGCGATTATTACGGGGATGTATCAACAATCCATAGGTACCCAACACATGCGTACCTTGGCTGCTTCAGCGGTGGCTTCCGACGCCTATCCACCTGGTTTTAAGGGTTATTCGGCGGTTATTCCTGATTATGTCAAATGTTTTCCTGAATACTTACGAGCGGCGGGTTATTATTGTACCAACAATTCCAAAGAAGATTATCAGTTTGAAGCTCCTCCGACTGCTTGGGACGAAAGTAGTACACGGGCGCATTGGCGTAATCGTCCCGATAAAAACCAGCCTTTTTTTGCCGTTTTTAATTTTACCACTACACATGAGTCGCAGGTATGGGCGCGGTTGAAAGAACCTTTGCTCGTCAAACCCGAGGATGTCACCGTACCTCCCTATTACCCCGATACCCCCGAAGTCCGCCTTGATATTGCGCGGCATTTGTCGAACGCCATGGTGATGGACCAACAAGCAGGAAAAATATTGGAACAACTTCGGGAAGATGGCCTTGCCGACAATACCATTGTGTTTTTCTTTTCCGACCACGGCGATGGCCTTCCTTACGTCAAGCGCGAAGTGACGCAGCGCGGTTTGAGGGTTCCTTTTATTGTTAAAAATCCGTTTGTTCCCCAAAACCAACGAGGAAAAGTAGATAACCAACTGATTAGCTTCGTTGATTTGGCACCGACGCTGCTGTCGTTGGCGCACATTCCTATTCCCAAACATTTGCAAGGGCAGGCATTTTTGGGACAACAAAAAGCCAAAAACCCACGAAAGTTTGTATTTGCCGCCCGCGACCGCATGGACTCGGAATACGACCGCGTACGAAGTGTACACGATGGGCGTTATCAGTACCTCCGCAACTACATGCCCGAAAAATCATACTACCAGAATATTCGCTACCGATTGCAACAACCGTCGATGCAATCCATTTTAAAACTCAAAGAGGCAGGTCAGCTCAATGCGACGCAGTTACGGTGGTTTAGTCCCAGCAAGCCTACCGAAGAATTGTACGACTGCCAAAATGACCCCCACCAATTTGTCAACCTTGCAGAAATGGCTCAGTATCAGCAAAAATTAAAAGAAATGCGGGACGTCTATGACCGTTGGATTCAACAAGTAGGTGATAAAGCTGCCGAACCCGAAATGGAAATGGTTGGTCGATGGTGGGGAGGAAAAGACACCCCTCCGCAAACGCAAATCCCCATTATCTCCGTCAATTCTTCTAAAATTACGTTAACTTGCGCCACCAAAGGAGCCTCTATTGGGTACAAAAAACACTGGAAAGCATCAAGTTGGCAGGTATATACCCACCCTTTAGAGCTATCCAAAGGCGATTCGCTGTACGTGATTGCACAGCGGATTGGTTACCGACGGAGTGGAATTGTTACTTATCCTCAATTATAA
- a CDS encoding Gfo/Idh/MocA family protein produces MSKTQVAVVGLGFIGPAHIEALRRLPDVEVAGIADFSAEIAQARAQSLGTAAYDSFDDLLRDDSIECVHICTPNFLHYEQAKKALLAGKNVVCEKPLATTTAQAEELVELADKLGLVNAVHFNLRYYPLIRQMKTMREKGELGDIYSVQGSYLQDWLFLPTDYNWRLEPSQSGDSRAVADIGSHLFDLIEYITGLHITEVMADFNTVHKTRMKPKKAIATYSGKLLQASDYEEVPITTEDFASILYRFDNGNTGVATVSQVSAGRKNRCTLEISGANQTFNWCSETPNEVWMGRREVANQVLLRDPALAHEEARALMTFPGGHNEGFPDTSKQLFKEVYAAIRNGKPANPTYPTFADGLRELRLCDKIVESSRERRWVTV; encoded by the coding sequence ATGTCAAAAACTCAAGTAGCCGTAGTAGGTCTTGGCTTTATTGGCCCAGCCCACATCGAAGCTCTACGGCGTTTGCCCGACGTTGAAGTAGCAGGTATTGCCGATTTTTCGGCCGAAATCGCCCAAGCCCGTGCCCAATCGCTCGGCACAGCCGCTTACGATTCGTTTGATGACCTCCTTCGCGACGACTCTATCGAATGCGTTCATATTTGTACGCCTAACTTCCTCCACTACGAGCAAGCCAAAAAAGCGTTGTTGGCGGGTAAAAATGTGGTTTGCGAAAAACCACTTGCTACCACCACGGCTCAAGCCGAAGAATTGGTAGAGTTGGCCGATAAATTGGGCTTGGTTAATGCCGTTCACTTCAATCTTCGCTACTACCCATTGATTCGTCAGATGAAAACGATGCGTGAAAAAGGCGAACTCGGTGACATTTATTCGGTACAAGGTAGCTATTTGCAAGACTGGCTTTTCTTACCGACCGACTACAACTGGCGTTTGGAGCCTTCGCAATCGGGCGACTCGCGCGCCGTTGCTGACATCGGCTCGCACTTGTTCGACCTCATCGAATACATCACAGGTCTTCACATCACCGAAGTAATGGCAGATTTTAATACGGTTCACAAAACGCGTATGAAACCTAAGAAGGCCATCGCCACTTACTCAGGCAAGTTGTTGCAAGCCTCTGACTACGAAGAAGTACCTATCACTACCGAAGATTTTGCCTCGATTTTGTACCGTTTCGACAACGGAAACACGGGCGTCGCTACTGTAAGTCAGGTATCGGCAGGGCGCAAAAACCGCTGTACGCTCGAAATCAGCGGTGCAAACCAAACCTTCAACTGGTGCTCAGAAACCCCTAACGAAGTATGGATGGGGCGTCGTGAAGTAGCCAACCAAGTATTGTTGCGCGACCCTGCCCTTGCCCACGAAGAAGCACGTGCTTTGATGACTTTCCCAGGTGGCCACAACGAAGGCTTCCCCGATACATCGAAGCAGTTGTTTAAAGAAGTATATGCAGCCATCCGCAACGGAAAACCAGCCAATCCAACGTATCCAACGTTTGCCGACGGCTTGCGTGAACTTCGCCTCTGCGACAAAATCGTAGAAAGTAGCCGTGAGCGCCGCTGGGTAACTGTGTAG
- a CDS encoding putative LPS assembly protein LptD, translated as MSPRTQKSIASAAHWLLCLALILMGNFGLMAQRLLPRKPTNPVVAPDSLQKRSASLPRVGVTMANADSTKKDTLQAESDLKSTVVYSAKDSTIMDPTAQEVHLYGQAKVTYGAIVLQADYIRLNWTTNEVFAKGTYDTTSKKWVGEPIFEDNGEKYDTKELRYNFKTRKGFIKGIVTQQGDGNIRGTTVKKDAEDNMYIRGSIYTTCNLTHPHFHIAAKRIKVIPEKQVISGPFNLVIADVPLPIGLPFGFFPIPKKKEIGTSGLIMPTYGEEPNGRGYYLRDGGYYWAISDKINMSITGQIYSRGSWGIGLAMPYAVKYRFNGNFNLRFNRNVQGNEIKVLNKPRNDFSLNWTHTPVTRGTSSFGASVNIGSNSFNQFNEFSTQRYIQNVAGSSVQYNKQFGQFARMGASMRVNQRFPDRSKVDADGNQIDPGAIDAGIDFNFGINQIAPFALKGGTGAWYESFRLGMDFSGGLTANNNIVYADTSSARLGFVWANPPTNVVGSSTSPITTYALNAETFSQFIKNSQFTGRFSIPISLPNIKLFRYINITPGISMSGDAFTQKFQYKYISGNKVQVDTLKGFYFANNVSFSASVNTRLYGTFFIKGKRLEAIRHTVIPSASISYVPDQSNLYEKTVVNERGEVRYLNRYRTVGGNLTTSGTSAAAISWSLNNLFEAKLRPKSDSTGKQFEKKSILDNLSLNGSYNLMADSLNMSDISLAANAQLFKNLNFNFSASFDPYAYVQDAAYGTVGRKINKYSVMANQGLAKLSNMNIAFSTRFAPKGADKPKKANTPNTEEQQRMINANPAAYVDFNIPWTVNFSYNFGYTKQGLAKATTIQALTMQGDFSLTPKWKFTYSTGVDVVAKAPSITNIGIIRDLHCWEMSFNWTPFAGSGFRANNYNFEIRAKSALLRDLKLSRRRTFYDQGGF; from the coding sequence TTGTCTCCACGAACACAGAAGAGTATCGCAAGTGCCGCCCATTGGCTGCTATGTTTGGCCCTAATCTTGATGGGCAACTTTGGGTTAATGGCCCAAAGGCTACTTCCTCGTAAACCAACGAATCCCGTTGTAGCTCCCGATTCGCTCCAAAAGCGCTCGGCATCACTTCCTCGCGTTGGAGTTACCATGGCCAATGCCGATAGCACCAAAAAAGATACCCTCCAAGCCGAAAGCGACCTCAAAAGCACGGTGGTCTATAGCGCCAAAGATTCGACCATCATGGATCCTACCGCCCAGGAAGTGCATCTTTACGGACAAGCCAAAGTGACGTATGGAGCCATTGTCCTACAGGCGGATTACATTCGTTTAAACTGGACAACCAACGAGGTTTTTGCCAAAGGAACGTACGATACAACCTCCAAAAAATGGGTTGGAGAACCTATTTTTGAGGACAACGGCGAAAAGTATGACACCAAAGAACTGCGGTATAATTTCAAGACAAGGAAAGGATTTATTAAAGGTATTGTGACCCAACAAGGCGATGGCAATATCCGTGGGACAACGGTAAAGAAAGACGCCGAGGACAATATGTACATTCGTGGGTCGATTTATACAACCTGTAACCTGACCCACCCTCACTTCCACATCGCAGCCAAGAGAATCAAAGTCATTCCCGAAAAACAGGTCATTTCGGGGCCGTTCAATTTAGTAATTGCCGATGTACCTTTGCCCATTGGTTTACCTTTTGGCTTTTTTCCCATTCCTAAGAAAAAAGAAATTGGTACGTCGGGACTCATCATGCCTACCTACGGCGAAGAGCCCAATGGCCGTGGTTACTACCTCCGCGACGGGGGCTATTACTGGGCGATTAGTGACAAAATCAACATGAGCATTACGGGGCAGATTTACTCCCGAGGAAGCTGGGGAATAGGACTAGCCATGCCGTATGCGGTCAAATACCGTTTCAACGGGAACTTTAACCTGCGCTTCAACCGCAACGTGCAAGGAAACGAAATCAAGGTGTTGAACAAACCACGTAATGACTTTAGTCTCAACTGGACACACACACCCGTCACCCGCGGGACGTCGAGTTTTGGTGCTTCGGTCAACATCGGTAGCAATAGCTTTAACCAGTTCAACGAATTTAGCACCCAGCGCTACATCCAAAACGTGGCGGGGTCGTCGGTACAATACAACAAGCAGTTTGGGCAATTTGCGCGGATGGGAGCTAGTATGCGCGTCAATCAGCGTTTCCCCGACCGCTCCAAAGTAGATGCCGACGGAAATCAAATTGACCCAGGGGCGATTGATGCAGGTATTGATTTTAACTTCGGTATCAACCAAATCGCTCCTTTTGCCCTCAAAGGTGGGACGGGTGCGTGGTATGAAAGCTTTCGCTTGGGGATGGATTTCAGCGGAGGGCTAACGGCCAACAACAACATTGTGTATGCTGATACGTCAAGTGCACGCTTGGGATTTGTATGGGCGAATCCTCCTACCAACGTGGTGGGAAGTAGCACAAGTCCCATCACTACTTATGCGTTAAACGCCGAAACTTTCAGTCAGTTTATCAAAAACTCACAGTTTACGGGGCGTTTTTCGATTCCGATTTCTTTACCGAACATTAAACTATTCCGCTACATTAACATCACTCCAGGCATTTCGATGTCGGGTGATGCCTTTACGCAAAAGTTTCAATACAAATACATTAGCGGAAACAAAGTACAAGTGGACACCCTCAAAGGGTTCTATTTTGCCAACAACGTTTCGTTCAGCGCCAGTGTCAATACCCGCCTCTACGGAACATTTTTTATCAAAGGCAAACGCTTGGAGGCCATTCGTCATACCGTGATTCCATCGGCAAGCATTAGTTATGTACCTGACCAGTCGAATTTGTACGAAAAAACGGTGGTTAATGAGCGAGGCGAAGTGCGTTACTTGAATCGTTATCGAACCGTGGGTGGAAACTTAACGACTTCAGGTACCTCAGCCGCCGCAATTTCGTGGAGTTTGAACAACTTATTTGAAGCCAAACTCCGCCCTAAATCCGACTCTACGGGCAAACAGTTTGAGAAAAAATCTATTTTGGACAACTTGAGTTTGAACGGTTCGTATAACCTCATGGCCGACTCGCTCAATATGTCAGATATTAGTTTAGCGGCCAACGCGCAGTTGTTTAAAAACCTGAATTTCAACTTCTCGGCTAGTTTTGACCCCTACGCTTATGTGCAAGACGCGGCTTACGGTACGGTTGGACGTAAAATCAATAAATATTCGGTGATGGCAAACCAAGGGCTGGCCAAGCTGTCGAACATGAACATCGCCTTTTCGACGCGGTTTGCCCCCAAAGGTGCCGATAAGCCTAAAAAAGCCAATACCCCTAATACCGAAGAACAACAACGGATGATTAATGCCAATCCTGCGGCATACGTTGATTTTAACATTCCGTGGACGGTTAATTTTAGTTACAACTTCGGATACACCAAACAAGGCTTGGCCAAAGCAACGACCATTCAGGCCCTGACCATGCAGGGAGACTTTAGCTTGACTCCTAAGTGGAAATTTACGTATTCGACGGGCGTTGACGTTGTAGCCAAAGCACCTTCGATTACCAATATCGGTATCATTCGCGACTTGCACTGCTGGGAAATGTCGTTCAACTGGACACCTTTTGCTGGGTCAGGCTTCCGCGCCAACAACTATAACTTTGAAATCCGCGCCAAATCCGCCCTTTTACGAGACTTGAAACTTTCACGCCGCCGTACCTTCTACGATCAGGGTGGGTTTTAG
- a CDS encoding Crp/Fnr family transcriptional regulator: protein MMSPIIQFFDEIERLPEEAKALIAQKAKLHRFTKGEIIFQQGQACHHMFFMVSGLARVFHGKEDKEVVDWLATQGNPFTAIDSFYARQPSRYTIEILEDSQVYSIGYDDLEALCRQFHVVERIARLVTMEQFLILQERVDMIQFQNAQQRYDTFLRRFPDLANRLQLTHIASYLGITLETLSRIRAKY, encoded by the coding sequence ATGATGTCGCCCATTATTCAGTTTTTTGACGAAATAGAACGGCTTCCCGAGGAAGCCAAAGCGCTCATTGCCCAAAAAGCCAAGCTGCACCGATTTACCAAGGGAGAAATTATTTTCCAACAAGGCCAAGCCTGCCACCATATGTTTTTTATGGTGTCGGGCTTGGCGCGGGTTTTTCACGGAAAAGAAGACAAAGAAGTGGTCGATTGGCTGGCGACACAGGGAAACCCTTTTACAGCCATCGATAGCTTTTATGCTCGGCAGCCTAGCCGATATACGATTGAGATTCTGGAAGATTCGCAGGTGTACTCCATTGGGTATGATGACCTAGAAGCGCTTTGTCGGCAGTTTCACGTCGTGGAGCGCATTGCCCGTTTGGTGACAATGGAGCAGTTTTTGATTTTACAAGAACGCGTTGACATGATTCAGTTTCAGAATGCGCAACAGCGGTACGATACCTTCCTTCGCCGCTTTCCCGACCTTGCTAACCGCCTGCAACTGACGCATATTGCCTCCTATTTGGGCATTACCCTCGAAACCTTGAGCCGCATCAGGGCCAAATATTGA
- a CDS encoding type 1 glutamine amidotransferase — protein sequence MEPLKIAILDMYDGYANEGMRCIKAITEHFVNQEGMAATYEVFDVRQKCEVPDLSFDIFISSGGPGNPQPVGEPWEKPFFLLLDQLWQYNRQPHHPRKKHLFLICHSFQMACLHWGVGLVCKRRSTSFGIFPMTKTRSGQNELLFKNLPDPFYAVDSRDFQVIEPNHHHLERIGAKILCIEKERPHVAHLERAVMAVRFSREVFGTQFHPEADAEGMLRHFQKDEKREGIIKNHGEEKYNDMVAHLQDPDKIMLTEASIIPTFLQKAAEQLSANVVVSMQSEMNVEVRM from the coding sequence ATGGAGCCACTAAAGATTGCCATTTTGGACATGTACGATGGGTATGCCAACGAAGGAATGCGTTGTATCAAAGCCATCACAGAGCACTTTGTGAATCAAGAAGGAATGGCGGCTACCTATGAGGTATTTGATGTGCGCCAAAAATGCGAAGTGCCTGATTTGAGTTTTGATATTTTTATTTCATCGGGCGGGCCAGGCAATCCTCAACCCGTGGGCGAGCCGTGGGAAAAACCTTTCTTTTTGCTCCTTGACCAACTTTGGCAATACAACCGCCAACCGCATCATCCCCGCAAAAAACACCTCTTTTTGATTTGTCACTCCTTCCAAATGGCGTGTTTGCACTGGGGCGTTGGATTGGTTTGTAAACGTCGTTCGACTTCTTTTGGGATTTTTCCAATGACCAAAACGCGCAGCGGCCAAAATGAGCTCTTATTTAAAAATTTGCCTGACCCATTTTATGCTGTTGATTCACGGGACTTTCAGGTGATTGAGCCTAATCATCATCATTTAGAGCGGATTGGTGCCAAAATATTGTGCATCGAAAAAGAACGTCCGCACGTGGCGCATTTGGAAAGAGCAGTGATGGCAGTACGCTTTTCTCGTGAAGTATTTGGGACGCAGTTCCACCCCGAAGCCGACGCCGAAGGGATGCTTCGTCACTTCCAAAAAGACGAAAAACGCGAAGGAATCATCAAAAACCACGGGGAAGAAAAATACAACGACATGGTTGCTCACCTCCAAGATCCCGACAAAATTATGCTTACCGAAGCATCTATCATTCCAACTTTTCTCCAAAAAGCAGCCGAACAACTCAGTGCGAATGTCGTAGTTAGCATGCAAAGTGAGATGAATGTCGAGGTCAGAATGTAG
- a CDS encoding DUF2252 domain-containing protein: MTVNEHIKQSNQGRNPQLLEQKYERMSEGLFLFFRATSSVFFQDLAQHFSTTDPTRVWGCGDLHLQNFGTYKAENRLVYFDINDFDDAALLPATWELARMLTSLYIAGEELDLEPEENEQMALAFLDSYTKTLLSGKPIDIERRIATGMLAEFFDQLEKRRRKDFIKTRTVKVEGERKLNLENGKVLPISAQKRSEIETLLTAWLQQHPNPFFTRICDIGVRLTGTASLGLERYVILVENTKEKQYLLDLKEARTSTLTPFLPLPQPTWPTEAARIVGVQSRVNNVLPTLFCEIVAQGKSFVLKELQPEQDKLDFHLWDGELETLEDLIRTTAVIVASGHLRSAGRQGSSIADELIDFAKQPQWQQDLLTFCREYPNKVHQDYFAFCEAHEEGFFE, from the coding sequence ATGACAGTCAACGAACACATAAAGCAGTCGAATCAAGGACGTAACCCACAGTTGTTGGAGCAAAAATACGAGCGTATGTCGGAGGGGTTGTTCCTATTTTTTCGGGCAACTTCATCGGTCTTTTTTCAAGACCTTGCGCAACATTTTTCGACTACCGACCCAACTCGCGTTTGGGGGTGTGGGGATTTGCATTTGCAAAATTTTGGTACCTACAAAGCCGAAAATCGTTTGGTTTATTTTGACATTAACGATTTTGATGACGCCGCCCTACTTCCCGCTACTTGGGAGTTAGCGCGAATGCTTACGAGCCTTTATATTGCGGGGGAAGAGTTGGATTTGGAACCCGAAGAAAATGAACAAATGGCGCTCGCGTTTTTGGACAGTTATACCAAAACCCTGCTTTCAGGAAAACCCATCGACATTGAGAGGCGTATTGCGACGGGGATGTTGGCCGAATTTTTTGACCAACTCGAAAAACGCCGTCGCAAGGATTTTATCAAAACACGTACCGTCAAAGTAGAAGGCGAACGCAAACTCAACCTCGAAAACGGGAAGGTGTTGCCTATATCGGCGCAAAAGCGTTCGGAAATTGAAACGTTGCTAACGGCTTGGCTTCAACAACATCCCAATCCGTTTTTTACCCGTATTTGTGACATTGGTGTTCGGCTTACGGGTACGGCGAGTTTGGGCTTAGAACGTTACGTGATTTTGGTCGAAAACACCAAAGAAAAGCAGTATTTGCTCGACCTCAAAGAAGCAAGAACGTCCACGCTAACACCATTTTTGCCGCTTCCCCAGCCCACTTGGCCGACCGAAGCCGCTCGGATTGTGGGTGTTCAAAGTCGGGTTAACAATGTACTACCAACCTTGTTTTGTGAAATCGTAGCTCAGGGAAAATCGTTTGTGTTGAAAGAACTTCAACCTGAGCAAGACAAGCTAGACTTTCATTTGTGGGACGGCGAGTTGGAGACGCTCGAAGACCTGATCCGAACTACGGCCGTTATTGTTGCCTCGGGGCACTTGCGAAGTGCAGGGCGGCAAGGTTCGTCGATTGCTGATGAGCTGATTGACTTTGCAAAACAACCGCAGTGGCAGCAAGACCTACTCACGTTTTGCCGTGAATACCCCAACAAAGTTCACCAAGATTATTTCGCCTTCTGTGAGGCGCACGAAGAAGGTTTCTTTGAATGA
- the dnaJ gene encoding molecular chaperone DnaJ, translating to MAQKRDYYEILGVSKGASEDEIKKAYRKLAIKYHPDKNPDDPSAEEKFKEAAEAYGVLSDAEKRKRYDQFGHAGMGGNGGFGGGQGFDINDIFSQFGDIFGDSSPFGDMFGGGGGGGRRVRRGTDLRIKLKLDLREVAEGADKKIKVKRYVSCNTCGGNGAKNGGSLKTCHTCNGNGQVRKVVSTMLGQMVSTSTCPTCNGEGKIVTERCEACAGEGRVLEEDLISIKIPGGVADGMQLSMSGKGNVPPRGGIAGDLLIVVEEEEDEQLKRDGNNLVYDLHLSFIDAALGTAVEVPTLDGKARVPIEAGIQGGKILRLKGKGIKELNGYGRGDQLIHINIWTPKQVSNDERALLEKLRNSPNFQPKPGKNEKGFFEKMKDFFH from the coding sequence ATGGCACAAAAAAGAGACTATTACGAAATTCTTGGCGTAAGCAAAGGGGCGTCGGAGGATGAAATCAAGAAAGCCTACCGTAAATTGGCTATCAAATACCACCCTGACAAAAATCCTGACGACCCGTCGGCAGAAGAAAAGTTTAAAGAAGCTGCCGAAGCCTACGGAGTGCTTAGTGATGCCGAAAAACGCAAACGTTATGACCAATTTGGGCACGCAGGCATGGGCGGAAACGGCGGCTTTGGCGGTGGCCAAGGTTTCGACATCAACGATATTTTCTCTCAGTTTGGGGATATATTTGGTGATTCATCACCATTTGGGGATATGTTTGGCGGTGGCGGCGGCGGTGGTCGCCGCGTGCGCCGTGGGACAGACCTCCGCATCAAACTCAAACTAGACCTTCGTGAAGTCGCCGAAGGAGCTGATAAAAAAATCAAAGTAAAACGCTACGTAAGTTGCAACACTTGCGGCGGCAACGGCGCTAAAAATGGCGGCTCGCTGAAGACCTGTCATACTTGTAACGGAAACGGCCAAGTACGTAAAGTAGTAAGCACAATGCTCGGCCAAATGGTATCGACTAGCACTTGCCCCACTTGTAACGGAGAAGGAAAAATTGTCACCGAACGTTGCGAAGCTTGCGCAGGTGAAGGACGGGTGTTAGAAGAGGATTTGATTAGCATCAAAATTCCTGGCGGTGTAGCCGACGGAATGCAGCTTTCAATGAGTGGCAAAGGAAACGTGCCTCCCCGTGGCGGTATAGCAGGTGATTTGCTGATTGTCGTGGAGGAAGAAGAAGACGAACAGTTGAAGCGTGATGGCAACAACTTAGTCTATGACTTGCACCTGAGTTTTATTGATGCTGCATTAGGAACAGCCGTAGAAGTCCCTACCCTCGACGGAAAGGCACGCGTACCGATTGAAGCGGGTATTCAAGGCGGTAAAATTTTGCGTTTGAAAGGAAAAGGAATCAAAGAACTCAATGGCTACGGCCGTGGTGATCAGTTGATTCACATCAATATTTGGACGCCAAAACAAGTAAGTAACGACGAACGTGCCCTGCTCGAAAAACTCCGTAATTCTCCCAACTTCCAGCCTAAACCTGGAAAAAATGAGAAAGGTTTTTTTGAAAAAATGAAGGATTTCTTCCATTAA
- a CDS encoding type II toxin-antitoxin system HicB family antitoxin: protein MQELIFIVEEDVEGGYTARALGEAIFTQGDTVEELKEMIKDAIECHFDSHEAKPKIIRLHFVKDEVFAI, encoded by the coding sequence ATGCAAGAGCTTATTTTTATCGTCGAAGAAGATGTTGAGGGTGGATATACAGCCCGCGCATTGGGTGAAGCTATTTTTACTCAGGGAGATACCGTGGAGGAACTTAAAGAGATGATTAAAGATGCCATCGAATGCCATTTCGATTCTCACGAGGCTAAACCTAAGATCATTCGTCTTCACTTCGTAAAAGATGAAGTTTTTGCAATTTAA
- a CDS encoding nucleotide exchange factor GrpE has translation MTTENEPIQNEEIVAEETTPTQEATEIAQETEVTKTEKLEAEVAELKDKYLRLYADFENFRRRTAKEKLDLISNANEELMKAVLPVVDDFERAMASFETVSEIAPLKEGVGLIYNKFSKTLEAKGLKPMTAKGEVFDADLHESITQFPAPSADLKGKVIDEIEKGYFLNEKVIRYAKVVVGS, from the coding sequence ATGACAACCGAGAACGAACCAATCCAAAACGAAGAGATTGTGGCAGAAGAAACTACGCCTACCCAAGAGGCTACAGAAATAGCGCAAGAAACGGAAGTAACCAAAACGGAAAAATTGGAAGCCGAAGTAGCGGAATTGAAAGACAAATATTTGCGTTTATACGCCGACTTTGAGAACTTCCGCCGCCGTACTGCCAAAGAGAAACTCGACCTTATTTCAAATGCCAATGAAGAATTGATGAAGGCGGTGTTGCCAGTCGTTGATGATTTTGAACGCGCGATGGCCTCTTTTGAAACGGTAAGCGAAATTGCCCCGTTGAAAGAAGGTGTTGGGTTGATTTACAACAAGTTCTCCAAAACACTGGAAGCCAAAGGTCTAAAACCAATGACGGCAAAAGGGGAAGTATTTGATGCAGACCTACACGAGTCGATTACGCAGTTCCCTGCCCCTAGCGCAGACTTAAAGGGCAAGGTGATTGATGAAATAGAAAAAGGATATTTCTTGAACGAAAAAGTGATTCGCTACGCAAAAGTGGTAGTGGGTAGTTAA